In Flavobacterium enshiense, the genomic stretch GGAGCAATTTATGGGTCCGATATCAAAAGAGACGCTTCGGGAAATACCTATGTTACGGGGAGTTTTCAAAATACTGCCGATTTTGATCCATCTGCAGGTGTAGCTAACTTGACTAGTGCCGGGGCTTGGGATATTTTCCTGGCGAAGTACGATGCCTCTGGGAATTACGTGTATGCGAAAGCCTTAGGAGGATTTTTTTGGGATCAGTCTGCTGGTCTTGCAGTAGACGTCAGCGGGAATGTATATATTACGGGATATTTTTCTGGAACCGCTGATTTTGACCCTTCTGCGGGCGTGGCTAATTTGATTAGTGCCGGAGGTAGTAATGACATTTTCCTTGCGAAATATAATGCTTCGGGCAATTATGTGTATGCTAAAAAGATTGGGGGAACAAGTGATGACGTAGGTACGGCTATTGCGGTAGACGGCAACGGGAATGCTTATGTAACGGGATATTTTTCTGACACCGTTGATTTTGACCCTTCTGCTGGTGTGGCTAACCTGAGCAGTGCCGGGATTGAGGATATTTTCCTGGCGAAATACAATAGTTCGGGCAATTATTTGTATGCGAAATCCTTAGGGGGGGCATCTTCTGACTCAGGTAGCGGTATAGTGGTAGACGGCAGTGGCAATGCTTATATTACAGGATCTTTTTTTGAAACCGTTGATTTCGACCCATCTGCGGGTGTGGCAAACCTGACTAGTGCCGGATATAAGGATATTTTCTTTGCGAAATACAATAGTTCGGGTAATTATGTGTATGCTAAATCCTTAGGGGGGGCAGATTTTGACGGAGGGGGTGGTATAGCGGTAGACACCAACGGAAATGCTTACATAACAGGTAGTTTTTCTGAAACCGTTGATTTTGACCCATCTGCAGGTGTCGCCAACTTGATTAGTGTCGGAGGGAGTGACGATATTTTCCTGGCGAAATACAATGCCTCGGGCAATTATGTGTATGCGAAATCCTTTGGGGATGAAGGATCTGACTGGGGTAGCTGTGTAGTGGTAGATGGCAGTGGAAATGCTTATATTACAGGTGGTTTTCAGTATACCGTAGATTTTGACCCATCTGCTGGTGTGGCTAACCTGAGAAGTGCCGGATGGAATGATATTTTCCTGGCGAAATTTGATGCTGCGGGTAATTATATGTATGCGAATGCCTTGGGAGGATTACAGCATGACAATGGTAGTGGTATAGCGGTAGACGGCAGCGGTAATGCTTATGTAACGGGTGGGTTCTGCTATATTGCTGATTTTGACCCTTCTGCAGCGACAGCAAACCTGATATCCGGTGGGGGCCAGGATAATTGTTTTATTGGAAAATATAGCAGTACCGGGAATTATATATGGGCCAAAAGTTTGGGAGGCTATGATAGTTTACCTGATTACGCTGAAGGGCATGGTATAACCCGAGATGCTTTAGGTAATACCTATGTAGTGGGAATTTTTACAGGGACTGTTGATTTTGACCCATCTGGTGAGGTGGCAAACCTTGTAAGTTTTGACGGTATGTATGATATTTTCTTTGCAAAATATGATGCTTCGGGTAATTATGTGTTTGCAAAATCTTTTGGTGGTTCGGGTCAACAGTTTGGAAATAGTATTGCCATAGATGGCAGTGGGAATATATATATTACGGGAAATTTCGCTAGCACAACTGATTTTGACCCATCTGCTGGTGTGGCTAACCTGAGCAGTTCCGGACAGGGTGATATTTTCCTGGCGAAATACGATGTTTCGGGGAATTATGTGTATGCGAAAAAGCTTGGGGGAGCAGATCATGACGAAGATCGTTGTATAGTGGTAGACGCAAGCGGAAATGCTTATGTGACAGGTTTTTTTAGTGGTACTGCTGACTTTGACCCTTCTGCTGGTGTGGCTAACCTGAGCAGTGCCGGACAGCGTGATATTTTCCTGGCGAAATATGATAGTTCGGGCAATTATGTGTATGCGAAAAAAATTGGTGGAGCATCTTCTGACGAGAGTCATGATATTGCGATAGACACCGGCGGAAATGCATATATTACAGGATATTTTCAAAATACTGTAGATTTTGACCCATCTGCAGGTGTGGCGAACCTTGTCAGCGCTGGAGATCAAGATGCTTTCCTGGCGAAATACGATACTTCGGGCAATTATGTTTATGCGATTTCCATTGGAGGGACATCTTCTGAGCTAGGTCGTGGTATAGCGGTAGATGGCAACGGAAATACATATGTTACAGGATTTTTTCGAGGGGAGGCCGATTTTGACCCTTCTGCTGGCGTGGCTAACTTGACTAGTACCGGCGGATATTCTGATGTTTTTCTTGCGAAATACGATTCTTCGGGGAATTATGTGTATGCAAAAAAGATAGGGGGAACATATGGTGTCGACAGTAGGGATATTGCGGTAGACGGTAGTGGGAATGCTTATCTGACGGGTTCTTTTGCGGGTACTGTTGATTTTGATCCTTCTGCTGGTGTGGCTAACCTGAAGGGTTCAGGGTGGGCTGAAATTTTTATCGCAAAATACGATGGTTCGGGGAATTATGTGTATGCAAAATCAATGGGAGGGTATGGTGAAGATATTGGTTATTCTCTGGCTATCGACGGCGTAGGAAACATTTATATCACAGGTTCTTTTCAAAATACCGCCGATTTTGATCCTTCTGTATCTACTTATAATTTAACAACGCTGCATAATAAAGCTATTTTTGTGGCTCGTTATAACGAAACAGGCACTACAATGGGAGTAAATGACTTTGTTTTAAATAACCTGAAATTATATCCGAACCCGGTTACAGATATAATGAATATTGAGAACGAGCAAACAATTTCTACTGTTGAGGTTTACAGTATTACGGGCCAAAGAGTTTTGGTTAAGACTGTAAACGCGATATCGGCTTCTATTGATATGTCTGGTTTGAACGAAGGAATGTATTTAGTTAAGGTTGTTGCTGATGATGCTGTTAAAGCAATTAAAGTGATTAAAAAATAATATTGATAATCATAAAATTTAATTCAAAAACCGTCTGATGATTCAGGCGGTTTTTTTATGCCAAATTTATTCGTTTCTTTGCTCTACGAATAGACAAATCAACAAATAATCAAATTCAAAATATATGGAATTACCAAAATTCGTTTTAGCAGACAACACCGATTTTCCGGACGATATCTTCATCATTCACTTGGATTACCCACGATTCATCATAAACCTTAAGGACGATGAAATTGAGTTTTTAGAAGAATTGGACGAAGAAGAAGAGGAAGAAATCGAAGCGGAAATGGAAAGACTAATCAACCACGCAGGCGAGTTCTATGACAGGGAAATGAAACGTTACGAGGAGTAGTTTTCAGGAAGCAGAAAGCAGATAAAAGAAGG encodes the following:
- a CDS encoding SBBP repeat-containing protein — its product is MNKQYYFILLLILGCLPAAWGQNDLLLNWANALRHNNICGGAIYGSDIKRDASGNTYVTGSFQNTADFDPSAGVANLTSAGAWDIFLAKYDASGNYVYAKALGGFFWDQSAGLAVDVSGNVYITGYFSGTADFDPSAGVANLISAGGSNDIFLAKYNASGNYVYAKKIGGTSDDVGTAIAVDGNGNAYVTGYFSDTVDFDPSAGVANLSSAGIEDIFLAKYNSSGNYLYAKSLGGASSDSGSGIVVDGSGNAYITGSFFETVDFDPSAGVANLTSAGYKDIFFAKYNSSGNYVYAKSLGGADFDGGGGIAVDTNGNAYITGSFSETVDFDPSAGVANLISVGGSDDIFLAKYNASGNYVYAKSFGDEGSDWGSCVVVDGSGNAYITGGFQYTVDFDPSAGVANLRSAGWNDIFLAKFDAAGNYMYANALGGLQHDNGSGIAVDGSGNAYVTGGFCYIADFDPSAATANLISGGGQDNCFIGKYSSTGNYIWAKSLGGYDSLPDYAEGHGITRDALGNTYVVGIFTGTVDFDPSGEVANLVSFDGMYDIFFAKYDASGNYVFAKSFGGSGQQFGNSIAIDGSGNIYITGNFASTTDFDPSAGVANLSSSGQGDIFLAKYDVSGNYVYAKKLGGADHDEDRCIVVDASGNAYVTGFFSGTADFDPSAGVANLSSAGQRDIFLAKYDSSGNYVYAKKIGGASSDESHDIAIDTGGNAYITGYFQNTVDFDPSAGVANLVSAGDQDAFLAKYDTSGNYVYAISIGGTSSELGRGIAVDGNGNTYVTGFFRGEADFDPSAGVANLTSTGGYSDVFLAKYDSSGNYVYAKKIGGTYGVDSRDIAVDGSGNAYLTGSFAGTVDFDPSAGVANLKGSGWAEIFIAKYDGSGNYVYAKSMGGYGEDIGYSLAIDGVGNIYITGSFQNTADFDPSVSTYNLTTLHNKAIFVARYNETGTTMGVNDFVLNNLKLYPNPVTDIMNIENEQTISTVEVYSITGQRVLVKTVNAISASIDMSGLNEGMYLVKVVADDAVKAIKVIKK